From the Mycobacterium noviomagense genome, the window TAGTAGTCGCCGCGCCAGTTGACCATCACGCCGCTGAGCAGGGCGCGAATGATCTGGATGGCTTCCAGCAGCATCTCCTGGCGGCGCACAACCGTCGGCCAGCCCTTGCCGACGACGTGCTCGTTGAGGTTCTCGCCGCTGCCCAGGCCGAGGGTGAACCGCCCGTCGGCGAGGATCTGCAGGGTTGCCGCCTGCTGGGCGACGATCGCGGGGTGATACCGGATCGTGGGGCAGGTGACATACGTGTAGAGGTCGACTCGTTCGGTGGCGTGTGCGACCGCACCCAACACCGTCCAGGCGTTAGGTGCGTGTCCTTGCGACGCCAGCCACGGCGAGTAGTGGTCACTGCAGACCTCGAAGTCGAAACCCCGCTCTTCGGCCGAGATCGCGTACTGCACAAGGTCTTTCGGGCCGCTCTGCTCCGTCATCAACGTGTAGCCAAATCGGGTCATACGCACACGGGTACCCCGGTGCGACGGACGCAAACGGCTGTGGCTCTAGAGCCGCTCTTTGGCCGCGGCGGCCAGCCGGGCGCCGTCGGCCTTGCCCGCGGCGATCGCGGTCGCCGCTTTCATCACCAAGCCCATCTGCTTGATGCCGGGCCGCTCGCCGAGTTGCTCGGCCACCTGGGCGATCGCGGTGTCGACGACGTCGGCCAGCTCGCCCTCGGTGAGCGGCGTCGGCAGGTACTCGTCGATGATCCGCGCTTCTGCGTGCTCGTTCGCCGCGAGTTCGCCGCGGCCGTTCTGGGTGTAGATCTCGGCGGCTTCGCCGCGCTTGCGCGACTCCCTGGCCAGCACCTTGATCACCTCGTCGTCGGAGAGC encodes:
- a CDS encoding GatB/YqeY domain-containing protein, with amino-acid sequence MAELKSRLRADLTDAMKTQDKLRTATLRMLLAAIQTEEVSGKQSRELSDDEVIKVLARESRKRGEAAEIYTQNGRGELAANEHAEARIIDEYLPTPLTEGELADVVDTAIAQVAEQLGERPGIKQMGLVMKAATAIAAGKADGARLAAAAKERL